The Nicotiana tabacum cultivar K326 chromosome 1, ASM71507v2, whole genome shotgun sequence genome segment TGCTGGTTGAGGGTCTGTCCGGCGTGACAGTAGGTGGATGACGTTGGCGGTGTCATGGTTGTTTGGTTTCAATGGCGGACGGGGGGTCGACTTGGGTGGTCCGACGACGGAAAAGAAGAATGGACGGGGAGGGGGGCTGGACAGTGGTGAACGGAGGGGGGGCTGTGGGGTTTCGTGGACGTGGGGGGGTGAacggagaagatgaagagaaGGGGGGTGCATGGGTCCGGCGGCTAGGAGAAAGAGATGGGGTGTCTTTAGGGTTTTTTAGGTAGTGAGTAgcaaatgaaacaaaaatgagagaaagAGTGGGGGGGTCGTGCGGTCAGATGGGGGGCGGTTGGGCTTGGGTCAAGGGGTTTTAGGTTGGGTAGAGTCGACCCGGTGGGGTTTTTAGGGTTGGATAAGGGGTTATTTggttttgggcttgtggtttagaattgaagaaaaggcccaatccgattttcttcttcttttattgcttcttttttcttcttttattttttcttaaactaaaactaaattctaaaaatcctaaattatcctatagaactaaattaatttataaaagtgttaattaattattaataacaattaacacacaattaaataacaattacgataaaatcacacaatttagacattaaatgctaaaaatgcaacgtacattatttttatgatttttttgttcttgtaaaaacaaacttaattgatcctaattgtagaattaaatcctaaatgcaaatgcgacatatttttgtattttttattaatttaacaaataaacatgcatggacaaatataaataattatcaaaaataccacgaaaattctcaaaattgcacacaaaggaaaattattttattttgaatttttgggagtaattctcacatagggaaaaaatcacgtgcttacacatgtgatttgatttccttagttcgtggagttaaattaggagaatatcatgtgatttgatttccttagtccgtggagttaaattaggagaatatcatgtgatttgatttccttagtccgtggagttaaattaggagaatatcatgtgatttgattttCTTCCGTTTTTAACCAGTTTAACCTTCTGTATTTAACGTTAATGCCGCTTGAATACAGCTAAATACATGTCAAACTTAGCTGGAATTCCAGTTTTTACGCctatttttttggttgtattaatgaatacaacaacttaaatacataaaatatattgtataaaaacataaaaggtaTTTATAACACGTAATATAGCAAAGAGTATCTATAAATGGCTAATTAGACTTAAAAGATggtgctttatgaaaaattctcatTTCTTAATCTATGTGAAAACAtctaaaaaatcacttattttggaccggaggaaGTAATACATTGATAATTATTCGTATACTTTCCGGTAAGTTTTACTAATAACTAATAAAGTATTAAGCAAATGACTCCTAATATGTTTTAATATAGACtcgaaaaaaaataagaaatctggataaggataTGATCTGGTTTACTTATATGGATTGTTGACAAAATAGTACTCAAAATCAAAATAATATACGAGCTTAATAAATTTTGGCTTGTGAAGATAAAAGAACAAAGAAATGGAGGtgtttaaaaaatagtttttgttAATAATCAAGTGAATATACACGTTAGaatcaattatttaaataaacaaaaatgaaTTCTTTAAATTAATCATATTATGTTGAAGTGGCTTCCGTGGAAGAAAAAATGCGGGAGGCAAGgatgagatggttcgggcatgttaagagCAGAAGGATAGAAGCTCCAGTCAAAATGTGCGACGGGTTAGCCTCAGTGGGTATCAGGAAGGGTAGAGGTGGGCCTAAGAAGTCTTGGGGCGAGGTTATTAGACGAGACATGGCGCAACTGGAGTTGACTGAGGACATGGCCTTAGgtagtggcggagccacattacTATATTGCTAgataaaattttttattttatgtatatttactatacattgacttttatatttataaagcctcaaattgggggtttctCAAATTGGGGATTAGGAGTTCTCTCAAAActgatcatattcaagaaaccatggataatatggattcCATATTATTCGCAGGTTAACCCATTtgttatccgtattaaatatgggtcatGTCGACTAATTTGTTCATTTTTGCATTACCCATTCTCCAACCGTCCCATATCTGACCCGCCCATTTGCCACCCATATTATGTTTTAAGCAACGATCATGAATGTATTCCGGATTTATTTTCGTTATGAATTGGACATAGATTCTTTATATTTtctgaaataaaatttatatacttAGAAACTACATAAAATGTACAACTATAAATTACAAagttaacaatttaaaatatttaaaaaaatatttacaaaaaatatgGTCAAAGAAAATCTTATTTGACTCTCCCAATAATAAAAAGTTCATTCCTTTTTAAACTAGAGGAGTATACATTAGAGAGGTTATAACGATTCAGAAAATCTGCACAAATTAAGATTctagaaggagaaaaaaaaacccaaaatcaTACACCTTGTTGGAATTAATACAAGATACCAAAAATCAATACACTGAATCAGAATttaacaaaaatatcatacaaatcCCTCATTCAGACTCGACATATGGATACAAAAAAATCAATTTTCTTCAATATACATTCCTAATTCCCTATGATATTTCATCAAATTTTTACATCAAAAGCAGATACATATGGATCATACACCAATCTGTTCAACATCTCAGAAAACAAGTTCATTCCAATTTCAAAAGTCACAAAAGCATCAATACAAGCATACTCCACCTGTTCATACAATAATTCCTCAGCTTCCCATTGACTCAACGTAATTTTCAACGGCTTCTCCATAACTTTACCAAGAACTTCATACGCCATTCTCTTCAATCCCATTCTCTTCAACCCCATTATTCCATACTCAGGCTCGAATTTACGTACAACCAATGCTAACTGGTACAAATCCACCGAATTCGCTACGAACAACCCGTGATCTTCGAACAATTTGTAAACGTCGCCCTGAATACCAACACCAACGAACGTGAAGTTAGGGTTTGCGAGAAAAGCACGGAGAGAATTCGGGATGCAATCAGCGTGAAGAAGTTGAAATAAAAGGCAACGACGGCCGACGCAGAGTTGGAGGAGAGCGATTTTGGGGTTGTTTTTATCAGTGGGGTTAATACAGGCGAGCCACTCAATGTCTAGACCAATAAGGAGCTTGTGGAGTCTACGCCGGTGAATGTGGATTGTTTGGCCAATCCATTTATCGACGTCGGCGGCTTTCTTTGTAACTGTTACTTTGATTTGGTTTTCATAGAAAGGAACAGTGAAGAATAAGGTTCGGGAGATTAATTCGGCCATGGGTTGGAAGAGAGAAAACTGAAATTCTTTTGGATTgaaattttattgtgattttgtaTTATAGGAAGGAAAGGTGCGGTATATAAATAGTATAGTTGATATTTTGAGTAGGATTGGGAGTGAAGAGGAGCTTAGCTCTTTTGTTCCTTAACTAGTTCTGTTTCGGTAAGCAACAAATAATGTAAATTTTTCTTattgtattttaattattatcTAGTGCTTATCCTCTTACCTGAGATGCTATTTTaagttacttatttaattaaagtagCTTCTTTACTTTGATGGGAAAACGAATTAAAATTTTTCGGTTCCAATGTTAcctattttcatttttcactttGATGATTTATTCGAAGTATGACAATTATCATCAATATGTGAATAGTGAAATCTATGATAATTTGCATGAATTGTTTAGGGAATGTTATATCAATGATTCTTATTCCAAATCTTCTTCTTCTGCTAACATGTTGGGCACTTTCgatatttgaaataaggttttaTTTCAGCCACATAGTCTCAATGTTCATTTTAATAagcttaattttttctttttgcaacatGAATCGGAGGGAAGATAGATATTATATTTTGAAAtagttttaaagaaaatattaacAAGTATGATGTTCTTTTCGTTCGTGAGTTGAAAGTTTATCGAAAACAACCTTTTTATTTTTACGAAGTAGGAATAAAACTGCGCACGCGCTATTCTTGTCAAATCTCACATATGATATTATACTgaatttgttattgttattgatattttttccgtgatttaaaacaaaataaaagaattgAGCCAAAGGATTCATCCTCACAAGATGAATATCCAATATCCGAAGTTGAAGATGTATGTGCTTCAATGGGTAATGAATATGTCTGACAAAATAAAACTAGGAAACTAAGAATTATGTAAATTTGGTAGAATTGAGCTAAATAATGTAAGAAAAGTACATTAATTTTCACATTTTGTTTAAAAGCAAATAAAAAGAAAGAGGGCAAATTGGTTCATGGACGGATCAAGTTATGACTTTTATTCGATCAATTTTGACCCAATACATTTGATTCAAGTAAATTTTGGACGGATTAAATGGACGTGGCTAAGGTTGATGTAATTCATTTTTGCCACCTCTAAatatataaacatatatatacTTGGAAGTTGGAACTATCCATTTTGCCTAATGACAAAAGAAcccccaaaaaataaaataaaaagaaagaaagagagggaCCAAATATTAACACCCAATAAAAGGTTTGCGATGAAAAAAAGATTGTACAGGACACAAGCACGAAAGAAGGACCGTACGATCAAAAAGATCTACGGTCAGAGATAACCAAGTGATACACTCAGCTAAAGATTGTACAGGACACAAGCACGAAAGGAGGACCGTACGATCAAAAAGATCTACGGTCAGAGATAACCAAGTGATACACTCAGCTAAAGATTGTACAGGACACAAGCACGAAAGGAGGACCGTACGATCAAAAAGATCTACGGTCAGAGATAACCAAGTGATACACTCAGCTGGAAAATAGTAGTAGtacatttttccttcttttcccgAAATCCCCTCATATATTTTTTCAACCCCCAAATCCGCCTCCTATTAACGCCGCTTCTACACTACCCTACCCCTCACATTCACAGCAAACCCTAGCCCGTCTCCCTATTCCGGTAAGTAGTGTTTAGCCTTTAGCTTTCTTCAAAAACCCATATTTAATCCATTTGTCAAATCAATTGGTGAATTTTTTGACTGTTAAATTCAGGTAGTCTTTCAGTTTGCTTCCTTGTTATTTACAGTATTTTGTTAATGTTGAAATACTAATTTGTCTCTTTAAGCGATTTGTACACTTCCTTAAGCATTTGACTTAAAGTTGTATTTTGATGGAATACAGTTAAGGCAGGGTATCGAAATTCAATCTATAAAAGTCTGCCAATTGTTGGAAAAAAGGTTGCACTCCATTTTTTGTGtgtgatgtttttttttttgaaaataatggTTGTGTCTGGGCTTGCTTGCGCGCACCTTCATTATTCCACCGGTATCTGCTATTTGATAACACTGCCCACAAGGCTTCCACTTTTATTTGAGAAAGGTTACTAGCCTATCtcaactattttttaaaaaaatggtaaAGTAGTCCAAGTTCAATTTTCAAATCATACAGTTTGATCTACCACTTTTGTCTCAATTCCCAAATGTTCCCGCTGCCAATATAATCGCATGTCCAACACCCCGATATGCTAAGGTTTATGTTTCGGCTACGTAATGGCCGTGGAGCTGAGAGGAAGAAGAAATGGAAAATCCTACAAAGTTCTCCCTCAAGAAATCATGTGGACATGTGGCGAGAAAGAGAAATAGGAGATCTCTCTaggaattttatgaattttacgTACATATGGAAATCATTAGGCTTTCTTACTGAATAAATGATTAGTTAGAATCTTTATATAGGAATGGAAACCTTTAAGATTCTTTTATATGGAACTTCTGTATGGATCAATCGCCTTTTCTCAATGATATCCCTTATCTATAAAAAGAAGGCCACTTATTGAGTTATTGCACAAAACCACATCCTTAAGTTTGCAAAATTTGATATTGGATATCTTACCATAGGCATTTGAAGTGAATTATGTTTGTTGTAATTTGTTCTTGTCTGTGTTAGTAACAACGTTTTCGGGCTCTCCTTGTTCTGTTGATTGTTGCCAAAACAGGGTGCTCTTTGATATGTCTAGTAGGCAAGATTCAGATGTCGATGATGATTTCAGTGATCTTTACAAGGAATATACTGGCCCTGTTAGGTCCAACACAACTAAGGCACAAGAGATAACAGTGACAAACAAAAGGTCTCATGCTGGTTCCGATGAGGAAGAAGACGCCCCTGACCCCAATGCTGTCCCGACAGACTTTACTAGCAGGGAAGCAAAGGTTTGGGAAGCTAAATCTAAAGCTACTGAGA includes the following:
- the LOC107807094 gene encoding 3'-5' exonuclease-like; amino-acid sequence: MAELISRTLFFTVPFYENQIKVTVTKKAADVDKWIGQTIHIHRRRLHKLLIGLDIEWLACINPTDKNNPKIALLQLCVGRRCLLFQLLHADCIPNSLRAFLANPNFTFVGVGIQGDVYKLFEDHGLFVANSVDLYQLALVVRKFEPEYGIMGLKRMGLKRMAYEVLGKVMEKPLKITLSQWEAEELLYEQVEYACIDAFVTFEIGMNLFSEMLNRLVYDPYVSAFDVKI